A single Myxococcales bacterium DNA region contains:
- a CDS encoding aspartate aminotransferase family protein has translation MSEIVDRKLIKQLMTQEENRLQEQTPKSAKLYARAKDTLVKGVSSSYQVRDPYPIYFTKGKGSRIWDVDGTEIVDFHNGFGCMVQGHAHPAIAEAVTRRMELGSQFALPTEDSIAVAEILKNNFKLGRWRFVNSGSEATMDAIRIARAFTGRDTIMKIFGSYHGHHDYVMVAIGAVEFKDRGPRDNYKSVTYGAGIPQVVADMTIAVPFNDAAAMEQRIERLTADGRKPACVIMEAAMMNLGVVLPEPGYLAKVREITRKHGIVLIFDEVKTGICTAAGGAVERFGVVPDMVTLAKALAGGLPAGAIGMTEDIAEVIVSGKVFQVGTYSGNPLSMVAARASLEEVMTPDAYRHLDSINEQLIEQCDAICEKHDFPGYTVGISSKGCVNFATGRINDYESFVEHQDVHLCTLAWLYNINRGVMMAPGREEEWTLSIAHDAEDVARYVSAFEALVQDVTPGLLVRKSETKLD, from the coding sequence ATGTCCGAAATCGTCGACCGCAAACTCATCAAGCAGCTGATGACCCAGGAGGAAAACCGCCTCCAGGAACAGACGCCCAAGTCGGCGAAGCTGTACGCCCGCGCCAAGGATACCCTCGTGAAGGGCGTCTCCTCTTCGTATCAGGTTCGAGACCCCTACCCCATCTACTTCACCAAGGGCAAAGGTTCGCGGATCTGGGACGTGGATGGCACCGAGATCGTTGACTTTCACAACGGCTTCGGCTGCATGGTCCAGGGCCATGCTCATCCGGCCATCGCCGAAGCCGTTACCCGACGCATGGAACTCGGTTCCCAATTCGCCCTTCCCACCGAGGACTCGATCGCCGTTGCGGAAATACTGAAAAATAATTTCAAACTCGGCCGATGGAGATTCGTGAACTCGGGCTCGGAAGCGACCATGGATGCCATTCGCATTGCCCGTGCATTTACCGGTCGCGACACCATCATGAAGATATTCGGTTCGTATCACGGACATCACGACTACGTGATGGTCGCGATCGGTGCCGTAGAGTTCAAGGATCGTGGCCCGCGCGACAACTACAAGTCGGTAACCTACGGAGCAGGCATACCCCAGGTCGTAGCCGACATGACGATTGCCGTTCCGTTCAACGATGCCGCCGCAATGGAGCAGCGGATCGAACGTCTGACGGCCGACGGGCGCAAGCCGGCTTGCGTGATCATGGAAGCCGCGATGATGAATCTGGGCGTCGTCCTTCCCGAACCCGGGTATCTGGCGAAGGTCCGGGAGATCACCCGTAAGCACGGTATCGTCCTCATCTTCGACGAGGTCAAGACGGGTATCTGCACCGCTGCCGGCGGTGCAGTCGAGCGATTCGGCGTGGTGCCCGACATGGTGACCCTGGCCAAAGCCCTGGCGGGCGGTCTCCCGGCGGGAGCAATCGGCATGACCGAGGACATCGCCGAGGTGATCGTCAGTGGGAAGGTCTTCCAGGTCGGTACCTATAGTGGCAACCCGCTGAGCATGGTAGCTGCGCGGGCCAGTCTTGAAGAGGTCATGACCCCCGATGCCTATCGCCATCTCGATTCCATCAACGAACAACTCATCGAGCAATGTGACGCCATCTGCGAAAAGCACGACTTCCCCGGCTATACCGTTGGGATCTCGTCGAAGGGCTGCGTCAACTTCGCCACTGGACGGATCAACGATTACGAATCATTCGTCGAACATCAGGACGTCCACCTGTGCACCCTGGCCTGGCTCTACAACATCAATCGCGGCGTCATGATGGCCCCCGGGCGCGAAGAAGAATGGACGCTTTCCATCGCTCACGACGCCGAAGACGTTGCGCGCTACGTCTCTGCCTTCGAAGCCCTGGTACAGGACGTGACACCGGGCCTGCTGGTCAGGAAGTCCGAAACGAAACTCGATTGA
- a CDS encoding DUF2236 domain-containing protein yields the protein MVTNREEQGGATQAGRPAAQASASISPYTSGLYHPDDLLWQVNREAVLLLSGGRALVMQLAHPLVAAGVAARDDFRNNPIGRLMRTLRGMLGIIYGDLDEADRCARRINELHADVVGTLGVGTSRFAAGSVFDALDPDLLLWVEATLTDSAMTAYSNFVRPLSPVERDAYYQQSLRLAPMLRVPLEVHPSDYPAFSRYLEEKLQGDCLEVTEQAKELAHAVLHPRVAGVPDFVLAPFRFLTIGMLPAALRARFEFPWDARRQKLWQRSISIVRGMRTIAPDILRIMPPARRAEKRLLARD from the coding sequence ATGGTGACGAATCGAGAAGAGCAGGGTGGTGCGACCCAGGCAGGACGGCCAGCCGCGCAAGCGTCGGCCTCGATCAGTCCCTACACCAGCGGCCTCTATCATCCTGACGATCTACTCTGGCAGGTCAATCGAGAGGCGGTGCTTCTGCTCTCCGGTGGACGAGCACTCGTGATGCAACTCGCACATCCCCTGGTGGCGGCGGGGGTCGCGGCCAGGGATGACTTCCGCAACAACCCCATCGGACGCTTGATGCGAACCCTACGAGGTATGCTTGGAATCATCTACGGAGATCTGGACGAAGCGGATCGCTGCGCCCGACGTATCAACGAATTGCATGCAGATGTGGTGGGCACGCTAGGCGTTGGCACGAGTCGATTCGCCGCCGGCAGCGTCTTTGACGCGCTCGATCCGGATTTGCTGCTCTGGGTAGAGGCGACTCTCACCGACTCGGCAATGACCGCCTACTCGAATTTCGTACGCCCCCTCAGTCCGGTCGAGCGAGACGCTTATTATCAGCAGTCGTTGCGTCTGGCCCCGATGCTGCGGGTCCCCCTCGAGGTGCATCCGAGCGACTATCCAGCCTTCTCCCGCTACCTCGAAGAGAAGCTCCAGGGAGACTGCCTGGAGGTAACCGAGCAAGCGAAAGAACTCGCCCACGCGGTGCTCCATCCCCGTGTCGCGGGGGTGCCGGACTTCGTCTTGGCCCCATTTCGCTTTCTCACCATCGGAATGCTGCCCGCCGCCCTGCGAGCGCGCTTCGAATTTCCCTGGGACGCCCGTCGGCAGAAGCTGTGGCAGCGCAGCATATCCATCGTGCGGGGCATGCGAACGATCGCGCCCGACATCCTGCGCATCATGCCACCGGCGCGACGCGCTGAGAAGCGTCTTCTTGCAAGAGATTGA
- a CDS encoding VOC family protein → MFSHVMVGVSDIEASKQFYDAVLGTLGIGPGVDNKGRYFYVTPGGVFVIGIPIDGEPATHGNGSTIGFRVESAEQGDAWHAAGVANGGTAIEDPPGVRENGMYLAYLRDPDGNKICALCPPS, encoded by the coding sequence ATGTTTAGCCACGTGATGGTCGGTGTCAGCGATATCGAGGCATCGAAGCAGTTTTACGACGCAGTCTTGGGAACCCTGGGCATCGGGCCGGGTGTCGACAACAAGGGCCGGTACTTCTATGTGACCCCCGGTGGCGTGTTCGTGATCGGCATCCCGATCGACGGCGAACCCGCGACCCATGGCAACGGAAGCACGATCGGTTTCCGGGTCGAGTCCGCAGAGCAGGGCGATGCCTGGCATGCGGCCGGTGTCGCGAACGGGGGTACGGCGATCGAAGATCCGCCGGGTGTCCGCGAGAACGGGATGTACCTCGCTTACCTGCGCGACCCCGATGGAAACAAGATCTGCGCGCTATGTCCGCCGAGCTGA
- a CDS encoding aminopeptidase P family protein, giving the protein MMPKSEFDRRLKAIRARMEDRDLDLLLIYSSPGSMRFGQRGHVMYVSGYEPYFGDTMFLLPRRANQECLLEIDSADHFSCLSTWVENVEPAGDHIRILHEYLRGLGVTKPRIGVVGDYSMSPRLYSRLCKETDAHIEAVSSLLEEERAVKSEFEIQCIKQAGAIAYEGIKAAAKFARPGVLEAEIVAEVERVCRVAGSEFFPHYTMVTSGRDSDHSNLWWRCGRRKLEPGDSWLIDFGTMFEGYCCDVARPFTLGPPAKQNRELFDVLVESLEAGRKVARPGVLTSEVNAATAEVLKQKLGKDAYCQKVGHGVGLEVHEWPFVGYEGIVDDSAYRDMKLEANMVISMEPAAWLPETGDLQVEDQFVVTEEGGQRLSPIPLEIIACPNQ; this is encoded by the coding sequence ATGATGCCTAAAAGTGAATTTGATCGGAGACTAAAGGCCATCCGTGCCAGGATGGAGGATCGGGATCTCGATCTTTTGCTGATCTATTCGTCGCCGGGTTCGATGCGCTTCGGTCAGCGGGGCCATGTGATGTACGTGTCCGGCTACGAGCCTTACTTCGGCGATACGATGTTTCTTCTGCCGCGTCGCGCGAACCAGGAATGTTTGCTCGAAATCGACTCTGCGGATCATTTTTCATGCCTTTCGACCTGGGTCGAAAACGTTGAGCCTGCAGGGGATCACATCCGGATCTTGCACGAGTATCTTCGGGGACTGGGTGTGACGAAGCCCCGAATCGGAGTGGTGGGAGATTACTCGATGAGCCCAAGGCTCTATTCCCGCCTCTGTAAAGAAACCGATGCGCATATCGAAGCGGTTTCGAGTCTTCTCGAAGAGGAAAGGGCGGTAAAGTCGGAATTTGAAATCCAGTGCATCAAGCAGGCTGGAGCCATCGCGTACGAGGGGATAAAAGCGGCTGCGAAGTTCGCACGCCCCGGTGTGTTGGAGGCAGAGATCGTTGCCGAGGTAGAGCGCGTTTGTCGCGTCGCAGGTTCAGAATTTTTCCCACACTACACGATGGTCACCTCCGGAAGGGATTCCGATCACTCCAACTTGTGGTGGAGGTGCGGTCGGCGCAAGCTCGAGCCAGGAGACTCTTGGCTGATTGATTTCGGAACCATGTTTGAAGGGTATTGCTGTGACGTAGCCAGGCCCTTTACCTTGGGGCCGCCTGCTAAGCAGAACCGTGAGCTGTTTGATGTGTTAGTGGAGTCGTTGGAAGCTGGGCGCAAAGTGGCACGGCCCGGAGTCCTCACTTCAGAAGTGAACGCCGCAACGGCGGAAGTTCTCAAACAAAAACTAGGTAAAGACGCTTACTGTCAAAAGGTAGGGCATGGCGTGGGGCTCGAGGTGCACGAATGGCCTTTTGTTGGGTACGAGGGCATCGTCGATGACAGTGCATATCGAGACATGAAGTTGGAGGCCAACATGGTGATCTCGATGGAGCCCGCAGCTTGGCTACCGGAAACAGGAGATCTACAGGTCGAAGACCAGTTTGTGGTTACCGAAGAGGGTGGCCAGCGTCTCAGCCCGATCCCGCTTGAAATAATCGCGTGCCCAAATCAATAG
- a CDS encoding mandelate racemase/muconate lactonizing enzyme family protein, whose translation MNDLDISRLRVYVVAPDVTPPYRFTGTTKSAPLYYNIVRLTTRGGVEGASGVLSGDYYDQDDYDDDPHSYAAAFQPVISGLIGKNVLQREAIAADMLAARTAPIPDPESMLEIAMWDAVARNANMPLYRLLGGARESIPAYASTPVFDTVEGYLDYVRMIRDMGYPAVKFHTQCDPEFDLEMTLAVSAEFAQKGLRFMVDLEQVYDFDSAVKLGRALADMPCDWLEAPLDDEDIDAYAELRRAVDVDIICAGNTVVELSDMADAITRGAWSRLRCDPSNVGGISAARSAMALACAHGLKTELQSYGYPLTQAANLHLMLGVAGCSYFEHSVPIEHYEYACPNPIRIEADGCVRAPDGPGLGIDTDWKQIEADATLLIDTDTM comes from the coding sequence TTGAACGATCTCGATATTTCTCGCTTGCGTGTCTATGTCGTCGCACCTGATGTGACGCCGCCCTACCGTTTTACCGGAACCACCAAATCGGCCCCCCTCTATTACAACATTGTCAGATTGACGACACGCGGTGGCGTTGAGGGGGCGTCCGGTGTCCTGTCCGGCGATTACTACGACCAAGACGATTACGATGACGACCCTCATAGTTACGCCGCTGCCTTTCAGCCGGTCATCAGCGGGCTGATTGGAAAGAATGTGCTGCAACGCGAAGCGATCGCCGCAGACATGCTCGCAGCGCGCACCGCGCCGATCCCCGACCCGGAGTCTATGCTCGAGATCGCCATGTGGGATGCGGTCGCCCGCAATGCGAACATGCCGCTTTACCGCCTCCTGGGCGGTGCACGCGAAAGCATCCCCGCGTACGCGAGCACTCCAGTCTTTGACACCGTCGAGGGATACCTCGATTATGTACGGATGATCCGTGACATGGGCTATCCAGCGGTCAAGTTCCACACCCAATGCGACCCGGAATTCGATCTAGAAATGACGCTGGCCGTTTCCGCCGAGTTCGCCCAAAAGGGGTTGCGATTCATGGTCGATCTGGAGCAAGTCTACGATTTTGACAGCGCAGTCAAACTGGGCCGCGCGCTCGCCGACATGCCATGCGACTGGCTGGAGGCCCCTCTCGACGACGAGGACATCGACGCGTATGCGGAACTCAGACGCGCCGTCGATGTCGACATCATCTGCGCTGGCAACACGGTGGTCGAATTATCCGATATGGCCGATGCCATAACGCGCGGTGCCTGGTCGAGATTGCGTTGCGACCCTTCTAATGTGGGCGGCATTTCGGCGGCTCGGTCGGCAATGGCCCTCGCCTGCGCGCACGGCCTCAAGACCGAGCTGCAAAGCTACGGCTATCCCTTGACCCAGGCCGCCAACTTGCATCTCATGCTGGGTGTCGCAGGCTGCAGCTACTTTGAACATTCGGTGCCCATCGAGCACTACGAATACGCCTGCCCGAATCCCATCCGCATTGAGGCGGATGGATGCGTCAGGGCTCCCGACGGGCCGGGCCTCGGCATTGATACCGACTGGAAGCAAATTGAAGCCGACGCCACCCTGCTGATCGACACCGATACGATGTGA
- a CDS encoding DUF4105 domain-containing protein produces MKALFASPLLVASGAWSLTALWIDGPASRGIAGLLLMAFSLAALLVLIRVRPFWRAAGVYSLLFACVLLWWLALAPSNDRDWQPDVARTPKATIAGDLLTIENIRNFDYRSETDYDEHWETRTYDLSKLRGADIFFSHWGSPMIAHTITSWEFEEGPPLAISIETRKEIGESYSAILGFFRQFELYYVAADERDVVGLRTNHRGEEVYLYRLKTPVSATRAVLLDYVRAMNELAAQPKWYNAFSHNCTTQIRRHVQNVAPRNPFSWKILVNGYLAELGYERGTIDTSLSFEELRRLSNITQRAKKAKVDASFSVRIREGLPGERPLTSTGSEV; encoded by the coding sequence ATGAAGGCCCTGTTCGCAAGTCCGCTCCTCGTCGCGAGCGGTGCCTGGTCGTTGACCGCGTTATGGATTGATGGCCCGGCGTCGCGAGGGATTGCCGGACTTCTCCTGATGGCCTTTTCACTCGCGGCCCTGCTGGTCCTGATTCGCGTGCGTCCCTTCTGGAGGGCCGCAGGTGTCTATAGCCTGCTGTTCGCGTGTGTCCTCCTCTGGTGGCTCGCCCTCGCGCCGAGCAACGACAGGGATTGGCAGCCGGACGTGGCTCGAACGCCCAAGGCGACGATCGCCGGGGACCTCCTCACGATCGAAAACATCCGCAACTTCGACTATCGGAGCGAAACCGACTACGACGAGCACTGGGAGACCCGGACTTACGATCTCTCGAAACTGCGCGGCGCCGACATCTTTTTTTCACACTGGGGATCCCCGATGATCGCTCACACGATCACAAGCTGGGAGTTCGAAGAGGGGCCGCCGCTCGCAATCTCGATCGAGACGCGCAAGGAAATCGGCGAGAGCTATTCGGCAATTCTCGGCTTCTTCCGGCAATTCGAGCTCTACTACGTGGCGGCCGACGAACGAGACGTCGTTGGGCTGCGGACGAATCATCGAGGCGAAGAGGTCTATCTCTATCGCCTGAAGACGCCGGTCTCGGCCACCCGAGCGGTCCTGCTCGACTACGTCCGCGCGATGAACGAGCTCGCGGCGCAGCCGAAGTGGTACAATGCGTTCAGCCACAACTGCACGACACAAATTCGGCGCCACGTTCAGAACGTTGCCCCGCGCAATCCATTCAGTTGGAAGATCCTGGTGAATGGCTACCTCGCCGAACTCGGCTACGAACGCGGAACGATCGACACCAGCCTGTCTTTCGAAGAGCTGCGCCGGTTGAGCAACATCACGCAACGTGCAAAGAAGGCCAAGGTGGACGCGTCCTTCTCGGTGCGAATTCGCGAGGGTCTTCCCGGCGAGAGACCGTTAACTAGTACTGGGTCCGAGGTATAG